The Fusarium keratoplasticum isolate Fu6.1 chromosome 8, whole genome shotgun sequence genome includes a region encoding these proteins:
- a CDS encoding MFS domain-containing protein: MAVNEKDMTHPPEVAEHQEVADEAAHSPKDLNSEAAARGQGVSGYEELTPWQTVMKFKMNCLICTAMTISAGTDGYQIGLIGNIIANAGFVAQFGTQHTDDGSVVLASSVLSVWNSLGSVGQIIGMVTLPFITDRFGRKISMYWYWLLLAISVAIECVAKTWGVWAVSKVFGGIGVGCLQSTIPAYISEVAPVRVRGMFLMAYSFWWILGQFFAPVALQVMLEKDPTDYLTPVYTQWSQIGLMLIIYLLVPESPAWLATKGKAEKAKKSLNIIYRGVDGFDVDHQYNLLLINIEHEREVAAEQNREKWYAIFRGRDGLRTVISCWTLMAQQFIGLGIFFGYATYFFQQAGLKDPFKITCITSGINIFFSIVVIAVSDVIGRRWLATTGTTICWVCCVVVGILGVAPQVTATNYVFVLFACIWNIGLVANGATGWGFIGEISSQRLRPYTAGFAAASTCVVGVGMGILIPYMVNAHEWNWGLKTSWLFAGLGAPFTLAMWFLIPETAGRSAAELDELFERKIKPWRFHKAVTATQRMVELNKEERE, from the exons ATGGCTGTCAACGAAAAGGACATGACCCATCCGCCCGAGGTGGCCGAGCACCAAGAAGTCGCCGACGAAGCCGCCCACTCTCCCAAGGACCTCAACTCCGAGGCCGCCGCCAGAGGTCAGGGCGTCAGCGGCTATGAAGAGTTGACGCCATGGCAGACTGTCATGAAGTTCAAGATGAACTGCCTCATCTGCACGGCCATGACCATCAGCGCCGGCACGGATGGTTACCAGATTGG ACTCATTGGAaacatcatcgccaacgcAGGCTTTGTTGCCCAGTTTGGAACTCAGCACACAGACGACGGCAGTGTCGTCCTCGCATCTTCAGTACTAAGTGTCTGGAACTCTCTTGGATCCGTCGGCCAGATCATCGGAATGGTCACTTTGCCCTTCATAACCGACAGATTCGGTAGAAAGATATCCATGTACTGGTACTGGCTCCTGCTCGCCATCAGCGTGGCCATCGAGTGCGTCGCCAAAACATGGGGCGTCTGGGCTGTTTCCAAGGTCTTTGGAGGCATCGGTGTCGGCTGTCTGCAGTCTACAATCCCAGCATACATCTCAGAGGTGGCTCCTGTCAGGGTTCGAGGCATGTTTCTCATGGCATACAGCTTCTGGTGGATTCTCGGACAGTTTTTCGCCCCCGTTGCCCTCCAGGTCATGCTCGAGAAAGATCCCACCGACTACCTGACGCCAGTTTATACCCAATGGTCCCAGATCGGTCTCATGCTCATCATCTATCTCCTGGTCCCAGAGTCTCCAGCCTGGCTTGCcaccaagggcaaggcagAAAAAGCCAAGAAGTCCCTCAACATCATCTACAGGGGAGTTGATGGCTTTGATGTTGACCATCAGTACAACCTTTtgctcatcaacatcgagCACGAACGCGAGGTTGCCGCCGAGCAAAACAGAGAGAAGTGGTACGCCATCTTCAGGGGTAGAGATGGTCTCAGAACAGTCATCTCCTGCTGGACTCTGATGGCGCAACAGTTTATCGGCCTCGGTATCTTCTTTGGTTATGCGACGTACTTCTTCCAACAAGCCGGCTTGAAGGATCCCTTCAAGATCACATGCATCACATCTGGAATCAACATCTTCTTTTCGATCGTTGTCATCGCCGTGTCGGATGTCATTGGTCGTCGATGGCTTGCGACCACTGGAACGACAATCTGCTGGGTATGCTGCGTCGTCGTGGGCATTCTCGGAGTTGCACCGCAGGTCACGGCGACAAACTATGTCTTTGTGCTCTTTGCCTGCATTTGGA ATATTGGCCTTGTTGCCAACGGAGCTACCGGCTGGGGATTCATCGGCGAGATTTCCTCGCAGCGTCTACGACCCTATACAGCTGGGTTCGCGGCTGCTTCCACGTGTGTCGTTGGAGTCGGCATGGGTATTCTGATTCCCTATATGGTGAATGCGCACGAGTGGAACTGGGGCCTCAAGACCAGCTGGTTGTTTGCCGGTCTGGGTGCTCCCTTTACTCTTGCCATGTGGTTCCTCATTCCCGAGACGGCTGG TCGCTCCGCTGCTGAACTTGACGAGCTCTTTGAGAGAAAGATCAAGCCGTGGCGCTTCCACAAGGCTGTCACGGCGACTCAACGCATGGTTGAACTGAATaaggaagagagggagtGA
- a CDS encoding Fumarylacetoacetase, giving the protein MDFSHHFSDENIPFGIASSAKHQDPQAVTRLGNTVLFLDDLQDNGLFGNLPKGVFRQGTLNEFAALPRSKSVEVRQTIQDVFHQDGVGGFPSTAQEDVSSVKMHLPVEIKDFSDFSCSLEHVTNAGRIVVGSTKPPPSFFKFPIGYQGRTSSIVVSGTDIERPMGQFRDKSVTDPLSEKAIIYGPSKQVDYEVELAAIVGKPLPMRQRLNAEDAEEHIFGFVILNDWSSRDIQGFEMNPLGPFNGKSLGTSISPWVITLEALKRFKTGSCPQQDSLPSYLRNSKPSTYSITMEVEILTGSTATKIGVCPVDSLYWSPPQLLAHAVSSGSALRTGDILATGTVSGSIDGSRGCLLETTEGGTKPVALSDGSQRTYLEDGDVVRISAVAGEASSGVGFGECIGRLTPSRSL; this is encoded by the exons ATGGATTTTTCACACCATTTCTCAGATGAGAACATCCCATTTGGCATCGCGTCGTCTGCCAAGCATCAGGACCCTCAAGCTGTTACCAGGCTAGGGAACACTGTGCTATTCCTCGACGACCTACAGGACAATGGACTCTTTGGTAATCTACCAAAGGGGGTCTTTAGACAAGGCACACTAAACGAATTCGCTGCGCTCCCGAGATCCAAGTCGGTGGAGGTTCGCCAGACAATCCAAGACGTGTTCCATCAAGATGGGGTGGGAGGGTTCCCCTCTACGGCACAAGAGGATGTATCCTCGGTGAAAATGCATCTGCCTGTCGAAATAAAGGACTTTTCAG ACTTCTCCTGCTCTCTTGAACACGTAACAAATGCAGGGCGCATAGTCGTTGGCAGCACGAAGCCGCCCCCTTCATTCTTCAAGTTTCCTATTGGGTACCAAGGGCGCACGAGTTCCATCGTGGTTTCTGGGACCGACATTGAGCGTCCTATGGGACAGTTCCGGGACAAGTCTGTCACGGATCCCCTCAGCGAGAAGGCCATCATTTATGGGCCTTCGAAGCAGGTTGACTACGAAGTTGAGCTGGCGGCGATTGTCGGAAAGCCGCTGCCTATGAGGCAGAGACTTAACGCTGAGGATGCTGAGGAGCACATTTTTGGTTTCGTTATACTCAATGATTGGAGTT CCCGTGATATCCAAGGGTTTGAAATGAATCCTCTGGGACCATTCAATGGAAAGAGTCTCGGAACTTCTATATCTCCATGGGTAATCACACTCGAAGCCTTGAAACGTTTCAAAACCGGCAGTTGTCCTCAGCAGGATTCGCTGCCTTCGTATCTCCGAAACTCTAAGCCTTCAACTTACTCCATCACAATGGAAGTCGAGATCCTCACCGGATCGACCGCCACAAAGATTGGTGTCTGTCCTGTAGACTCCCTGTACTGGAGCCCGCCTCAGCTTCTCGCACATGCCGTGAGCTCTGGTAGCGCGCTCCGGACCGGCGACATCTTGGCAACAGGCACAGTCAGTGGCTCCATTGATGGGAGTCGTGGCTGCTTGCTTGAGACGACTGAAGGTGGTACGAAGCCTGTAGCTCTAAGTGATGGGTCACAGCGTACATATCTCGAAGATGGCGACGTTGTGCGGATTAGCGCGGTAGCAGGAGAGGCTTCCTCAGGGGTTGGATTTGGTGAATGTATCGGCCGATTAACACCAAGCCGCTCGCTTTAG
- a CDS encoding Cellulase domain-containing protein gives MSSGYLKVRGNEIVDQNGNAVVLRGTSLGGWLNMENFLTGYPGTESFTRAAMLEVMGKEKYDFFFDRFLYHFFTEDDAKFLQSFGLNSLRLPFSYKHFEDDMNPRQLKEEGFKHLDRVIDLCSSHGIYTILDMHTVPGCQNQDWHSDNHTSYAAFWDFKDHQDRTVWLWEALARRYKDNPWVAGFNLLNEPADPEQTRVAEFYGRLERAIRAIDPNHILFLDGNTYAMEWKGFKDILPNSIYAVHDYSMMGFPSGPRYKGTAEQKAKLKQQFSRKIEFHRSHNVPIWNGEFGAVYETEGPGADEKNQERYQLLGEQLRVYEEARISWAIWTYKGSGIMDMIHTSPESPWGKLTKSFMERKKHLQVDSMTGSPSEEVDSLIDPLVAWIDKVSPSATKTYPSNWNTRTHVIRNIFHTFLASSLCGEFAELFRGKSEQELEELAQSFSFKSCVHREGLNTVLSNWVV, from the exons ATGTCTTCAGGATATCTCAAAGTCAGGGGCAACGAGATTGTTGACCAAAATGGGAATGCAGTCGTCTTGCGAGGAACCTCACTGGGAGGATGGCTCAA CATGGAAAACTTTCTGACGGGCTATCCGGGCACCGAATCCTTCACTCGAGCTGCGATGCTGGAGGTCATGGGCAAGGAGAAGTacgacttcttcttcgaccGCTTCCTCTACCACTTCTTTACCGAGGACGATGCAAAGTTCCTCCAAAGTTTCGGATTGAACTCGCTCCGTCTCCCATTCTCGTATAAACACTTTGAGGATGACATGAACCCACGACagttgaaggaggagggattCAAGCACCTTGACCGGGTCATTGACCTCTGCTCTTCGCATGGCATTTATACCATTCTCGATATGCATACCGTGCCTGGGTGCCAGAATCAGGACTGGCATTCGGACAACCATACCTCCTATGCTGCCTTCTGGGACTTCAAAGACCACCAAGATAGGACGGTATGGCTATGGGAAGCCTTGGCGCGACGGTATAAGGACAATCCCTGGGTTGCTGGATTCAACCTGTTGAACGAACCAGCCGATCCTGAACAGACTCGAGTGGCAGAGTTCTATGGCAGACTGGAAAGGGCCATTCGAGCCATCGACCCGAACCACATTCTCTTCCTCGATGGAAATACGTACGCCATGGAGTGGAAGGGGTTCAAGGATATCCTCCCAAACTCGATCTACGCCGTTCACGACTACAGCATGATGGGGTTTCCCTCTGGACCCCGATACAAGGGAACTGCTGAGCAAAAGGCCAAGCTGAAACAACAATTCTCAAGAAAGATCGAGTTCCACCGCTCGCACAACGTTCCCATCTGGAATGGAGAGTTTGGCGCTGTGTACGAAACTGAGGGACCTGGGGCGGATGAGAAGAACCAGGAGCGGTATCAACTCTTGGGCGAGCAACTTCGCGTCTACGAAGAAGCTCGTATCTCGTGGGCAATTTGGACCTACAAGGGCTCTGGAATCATGGACATGATCCATACTTCGCCAGAGTCTCCCTGGGGTAAGCTCACCAAGTCGTTCATGGAACGAAAGAAGCATCTGCAAGTTGATAGTATGACTGGCTCTCCGTCAGAGGAAGTCGACAGCCTCATCGACCCGCTGGTTGCGTGGATCGACAAGGTCTCGCCTTCAGCGACCAAGACGTACCCTTCAAACTGGAACACCAGAACCCATGTCATTCGGAACATCTTTCACACTTTCTTAGCGTCTTCTCTGTGTGGAGAGTTTGCGGAGTTGTTTAGGGGCAAGAGTGAGCAGGAGCTAGAGGAGTTGGCACAGAGCTTTTCGTTCAAGAGTTGTGTTCATCGGGAGGGACTAAACACGGTTCTAAGCAACTGGGTAGTGTAA
- a CDS encoding HET domain-containing protein: MSATIKECVAEHKELLQVHDHCPERAYVEVQVPADARKVVAVNFTAISRDQGWASKQEEPSFTWFDASVKRPEGRGDLRTITVFHNRLANDEFFELNARWHLHDGPRRRLWIEALRPGDVIQLIPRAIYTAWVNIVKECRIKIEYETKTIHEELDELQLFSNTEHYNSFLSVNDQEIRLLHVEPGEFDDPIKAYFSQASLKEAENSSLSFDALSYCWGDVTDRTNIFLAPSKDDVKLDGALQRFSVGRSAAEALRRLRKKDQALIIWIDAVCINQDDLEERAQQVTLMSSIYSLASTVHIWLGENNVGVETCLHLIRDICNYNDRKCPGGDRCACSGTSHDLSLEEIDAHMETQKKEKIPISFQGMWEVFDIHEKSWSREIIDLAGWYNNTQLSFLMSTLFENPWFTRVWVVQEALSANQALVHCSGEQVPWEELLQVNTWLGDARFRGQSPHIMSQAIMQPIWKSLKPKGRTTDTPITPVDAEDSGKLSGIYDIFFAGLDLKATDPRDKLFALLTFADETHVAEDLDDLIRPNYDKPAERVFADFTRWWIREHDSLAILSAVHCHPARTWRRTVGSDYPEMEPNRPTWSVSTIGNSRWVQANLNTRFKFSAGGKTKPNDDLLKISDPLVIRLSGHYVSKIAAISHYPIEYLYPFTHDNGEQSDICAVFDKLFDPCGFTGLWTLKPNDETVEKARHKYEDHVIAHWKYVKRPNLQVLTPTGMPELEWHGTDYVPTCLDPCFFVAENGQFGLCPWPSKVGDVIAVLHGGNVPYLLRPVKNEDGSSDGVYEFIGECFVDGIMHGEFLQSLGATAEVHEIFDII, from the exons ATGAGCGCCACAATCAAAGAGTGTGTTGCAGAGCAcaaggagcttctccaggtccaTGACCACTGCCCCGAGAGGGCATATGTCGAAGTACAAGTTCCCGCGGATGCTAGGAAAGTTGTAGCAGTCAACTTTACCGCTATATCGCGTGATCAAG GCTGGGCGAGTAAACAGGAAGAGCCATCATTCACATGGTTCGACGCTTCAGTCAAGCGTCCAGAGGGTCGAGGAGACTTGCGCACTATCACCGTCTTTCACAATCGCCTGGCGAATGACGAGTTCTTTGAGCTCAACGCCAGGTGGCATCTTCATGATGGACCCCGTCGTCGACTCTGGATCGAAGCTCTGCGCCCTGGAGACGTCATTCAACTCATTCCGAGAGCAATCTATACGGCTTGGGTGAATATCGTCAAGGAATGTCGGATCAAGATCGAATATGAGACTAAGACCATCCACGAAGAGCTCGATGAACTACAATTGTTTTCCAACACAGAGCATTACAACAGTTTCTTGAGCGTCAACGATCAAGAAATTCGACTTCTTCACGTCGAACCAGGCGAATTCGACGACCCTATCAAGGCATATTTCAGCCAGGCCAGCCTTAAAGAAGCCGAAAATAGTTCTCTCAGCTTTGATGCGCTATCATATTGTTGGGGAGACGTCACAGACCGCACCAACATCTTTCTGGCGCCTAGCAAGGACGACGTCAAGCTTGATGGGGCTCTCCAACGATTCAGTGTCGGTCGATCAGCTGCAGAAGCCCTTCGACGCTTGAGGAAAAAGGACCAGGCTTTGATAATCTGGATTGATGCCGTATGTATCAACCAAGACGATCTTGAAGAGAGAGCTCAACAAGTCACGCTTATGAGCTCCATCTACTCGCTCGCCTCGACCGTACACATTTGGCTCGGAGAAAACAACGTCGGCGTCGAAACATGTCTTCATCTTATTCGAGATATTTGCAACTACAACGACCGAAAGTGCCCTGGTGGCGATCGCTGCGCATGCTCAGGGACTTCTCACGACTTGTCGTTGGAGGAGATAGATGCCCACATGGAAACtcagaagaaggaaaaaatCCCCATCTCTTTCCAGGGCATGTGGGAGGTCTTCGATATCCATGAAAAGAGTTGGTCGAGAGAAATCATCGATCTTGCGGGCTGGTACAACAATACGCAGCTGTCTTTCCTGATGAGCACGCTTTTTGAAAATCCCTGGTTCACTCGAGTTTGGGTTGTCCAGGAAGCCTTGTCTGCGAATCAGGCTCTGGTTCATTGCTCAGGCGAACAAGTCCCCTGGGAAGAGCTTTTGCAGGTCAATACCTGGTTAGGAGATGCGCGTTTCCGAGGCCAGAGCCCACATATCATGTCGCAAGCCATCATGCAGCCGATTTGGAAGTCGTTGAAGCCAAAAGGGAGAACAACAGATACTCCAATCACCCCCGTGGACGCCGAAGATTCAGGGAAACTCTCTGGTATCTACGACATTTTCTTCGCGGGACTGGACCTCAAGGCAACAGATCCTCGGGACAAGTTGTTTGCTCTTCTCACTTTTGCAGACGAAACTCATGTGGCTGAAGACCTGGATGACTTGATCCGCCCCAACTATGACAAACCCGCGGAACGAGTCTTTGCAGACTTTACTCGTTGGTGGATTCGAGAGCACGACTCACTGGCCATCTTGTCCGCTGTTCATTGCCATCCAGCTCGAACATGGAGAAGGACTGTTGGCTCAGATTATCCCGAGATGGAGCCTAATAGACCAACCTGGTCTGTCAGCACCATTGGAAACTCAAGATGGGTTCAAGCAAATCTCAACACTCGCTTCAAGTTTTCAGCAGGTGGCAAAACGAAGCCCAACGATGACCTCCTCAAGATTTCGGATCCTCTGGTCATCCGGCTATCAGGCCACTACGTCTCCAAGATTGCTGCCATCAGCCACTATCCCATCGAATACCTCTACCCATTTACCCACGACAACGGCGAGCAAAGCGACATTTGCGCAGTTTTTGACAAGCTCTTTGATCCATGTGGATTCACGGGTCTTTGGACCCTCAAGCCTAACGACGAGACTGTCGAAAAGGCTCGCCACAAGTACGAAGATCACGTCATCGCTCACTGGAAGTATGTCAAAAGGCCAAACCTGCAAGTTTTAACACCCACTGGTATGCCAGAGCTAGAGTGGCACGGGACAGACTATGTGCCTACATGCCTTGATCCTTGCTTCTTTGTCGCCGAAAATGGACAGTTTGGGCTGTGTCCTTGGCCCTCCAAGGTAGGAGATGTGATTGCGGTGCTGCATGGTGGAAATGTGCCGTACCTGCTGCGGCCGGTTAAGAATGAGGATGGGTCGAGTGATGGGGTGTATGAGTTTATCGGTGAATGTTTTGTTGATGGAATTATGCATGGGGAATTCCTTCAGTCATTGGGAGCTACGGCGGAAGTACATGAGATTTTTGATATTATCTAG
- a CDS encoding Zn(2)-C6 fungal-type domain-containing protein has product MCKTVIYKWLCLRCDWRYRHECDEVKPECGNCLRFGVCCDFSPVPSHILRPLPATSSGPGRRGRPRSDWASWAEQIRLSSNASIPGGLQGAHGCLNVTDLELFHNYMTTTANTLHAGDHREGGLWCEGVPRLGFQHPCVLAFLLSLSSYHMARLKPPEARKYLDLAEQHLGTALQTATILLGHVNHENSPAAYIISILICFIGFAKGPSPGNLLLISEDQQVPYLNLLRGVRLVISSVGWNSIFSGVLAEYYPKPSVEREALPLDPTLLEPGVEDWRASLNDVLDLITVFTGDGIAEAYRHEVKVLTDCCEKTFGKGQNATLGVVGKLEVVMMWIYQVGDVYVEGLTRKDPISMLILGHFCVLLRTVEGYWFTQGWASHIMNEILAVSERSRKWLTWPLAYLSGQSTLLNMSEI; this is encoded by the exons ATGTGCAAGACGGTCATCTACAAGTGGCTCTGCCTCCGCTGCGACTGGCGATACCGCCATGAG TGCGATGAGGTCAAGCCCGAGTGCGGGAACTGCCTTCGATTCGGGGTCTGCTGCGACTTCTCTCCCGTCCCTTCGCATATCCTTCGTCCCCTTCCTGCAACGAGCTCTGGTCCAGGCCGTCGTGGCCGCCCTCGATCCGACTGGGCCTCGTGGGCTGAACAAATCCGACTCTCCTCGAACGCCTCGATCCCAGGGGGTCTTCAAGGCGCCCATGGATGCCTCAATGTTACAGACCTCGAGCTTTTCCACAACTACATGACCACCACGGCCAATACTCTACATGCGGGTGACCATCGCGAGGGCGGCCTTTGGTGCGAAGGAGTACCTCGACTAGGCTTTCAGCACCCTTGTGTGCTAGCCTTTCTGCTCTCCCTGTCTTCGTACCACATGGCTAGACTGAAGCCGCCTGAGGCGCGTAAGTACCTTGATCTCGCAGAACAGCACTTGGGAACGGCTCTACAGACAGCAACTATACTTCTCGGCCACGTCAACCACGAGAACAGCCCCGCCGCCTACATAATATCCATCctcatctgcttcatcgGATTCGCCAAAGGTCCAAGCCCGGGTAACTTGCTGCTCATCTCAGAAGACCAGCAAGTTCCGTACTTGAACCTACTACGGGGCGTCCGACTGGTAATATCAAGCGTGGGGTGGAATTCGATATTCTCAGGTGTTCTCGCCGAATACTACCCCAAGCCCAGCGTGGAAAGAGAAGCGCTTCCCCTTGATCCCACACTTTTGGAGCCAGGTGTCGAAGATTGGAGGGCCTCGCTAAACGACGTTCTAGACCTGATCACCGTCTTCACGGGGGACGGTATTGCAGAGGCATATAGGCACGAGGTGAAAGTCCTCACGGACTGCTGCGAGAAAACATTTGGCAAAGGGCAGAATGCGACTTTGGGCGTGGTGGGCAAGTTGGAGGTGGTCATGATGTGGATATACCAGGTCGGTGATGTCTATGTTGAGGGTCTAACCAGGAAAGACCCTATATCCATGCTGATACTAGGTCACTTTTGCGTGCTGCTGCGCACGGTAGAGGGATACTGGTTCACCCAAGGATGGGCGTCTCATATCATGAACGAGATACTGGCCGTCTCAGAGAGGAGCCGCAAGTGGCTGACCTGGCCTCTAGCTTACCTCTCCGGGCAAAGCACTTTGCTCAACATGTCAGAGATTTAA
- a CDS encoding Aldedh domain-containing protein, which translates to MTKPFTAVRSAAIDGRVLNPFYRKTQLKQLHSTLADNAARIQEAIKNDTNHRPAEIKGEYWLALKCIADAFASIDPQKCLEDEYAISKGRDDPDSRSPVGIVVIEPSSHAFLYSLIAALVPALAAGNCVIVKAQNSLLETPSLVLGLIQESLDKDILEVTSQQVNSEDINHPHIRVLQNGSTRSTSNQDLVSNSKAPVLAFVERDADVQAAAKALVSSRFGLGGKSPYAPDVVYVNEWVKKDLLRSLVQQSTDFMANPASSRRSAKAAKSELAKQAEKDGSVNIIASGSGGLILDVEDRKSTLLGQKVAENCLVIHSVTSMDDAIDASRSSGPLAAAYIFTTPNMAKYMCQFVDATASFVNQIPAELMYSPIAPEGHPPQPNSYRIYQQDLFSNPTPKYITNSSTSEKLAKFMSGSSPHELVALDREATTKLPEIVRLKRAGGIGFFNQGIVTGLVLALTTLLSGTGLLGYYAVKYWRARAL; encoded by the exons ATGACGAAGCCATTCACAGCAGTCAGGTCCGCCGCCATAGACGGCCGAGTCCTGAATCCCTTCTACAGGAAGACCCAGCTCAAGCAATTACACAGCACGCTTGCGGATAACGCAGCCCGGATCCAAGAGGCAATCAAGAACGACACCAACCACAGACCAGCAGAGATCAAGGGCGAGTACTGGCTCGCTCTGAAGTGCATCGCGGATGCATTTGCGTCAATCGACCCACAGAAGTGCCTAGAAGATGAGTATGCCATCTCAAAAGGACGCGATGATCCAGACAGCCGGAGTCCAGTTGGCATTGTAGTCATTGAACCTTCTTCGCATGCCTTTTTGTACAGCCTCATCGCGGCCCTGGTGCCAGCTCTTGCAGCAGGTAATTGCGTGATAGTTAAG GCTCAAAACTCTTTGCTGGAAACACCATCTCTTGTACTGGGTCTGATACAGGAGTCTCTGGACAAAGATATCTTGGAGGTCACGAGCCAGCAAGTGAATTCAGAAGACATCAACCACCCACACATTCGAGTCCTCCAGAATGGCTCAACACGTTCGACATCAAATCAAGACCTGGTGTCAAACTCGAAAGCACCAGTTCTTGCATTCGTGGAGCGAGATGCCGACGTgcaagcagcagcaaaggCCCTAGTTTCGTCTCGCTTCGGCCTCGGTGGAAAGTCTCCGTATGCTCCAGATGTTGTGTACGTGAATGAATGGGTAAAGAAGGATCTCTTGCGTTCTCTTGTCCAACAAAGTACCGACTTCATGGCCAACCCAGCTTCGTCTCGGAGATCCGCCAAAGCGGCAAAATCCGAGCTTGCCAAACAAGCCGAAAAAGACGGCTCTGTCAATATTATAGCATCAGGGTCTGGCGGACTCATCCTGGACGTTGAAGATAG AAAATCTACTCTACTTGGGCAAAAGGTGGCAGAAAACTGTCTTGTTATTCACTCCGTCACCAGCATGGACGACGCAATCGATGCATCTAGGAG TTCTGGTCCACTTGCAGCAGCATATATATTTACTACCCCGAACATGGCCAAGTATATGTGCCAATTTGTCGACGCGACTGCCAGCTTTGTGAACCAGATCCCAGCTGAGCTGATGT ACTCACCGATTGCTCCAGAGGGCCATCCCCCGCAACCAAACAGCTACAGAATCTACCAACAGGACCTCTTCTCTAATCCAACCCCCAAGTACATCACAAACTCTTCCACCAGCGAGAAGCTTGCCAAGTTCATGAGCGGATCGTCACCTCATGAGCTAGTTGCCCTAGATCGGGAAGCAACGACAAAACTTCCAGAGATtgtgaggttgaagagagCAGGAGGCAttggcttcttcaaccaggGGATTGTTACAGGCTTGGTGCTGGCTTTGACCACGCTCCTTTCGGGGACTGGGTTGCTTGGGTACTATGCTGTAAAGTACTGGCGGGCTCGAGCTCTATAG
- a CDS encoding Cupin-2 domain-containing protein, with protein sequence MALQGNLSHPKRYITSHNSEGKAIIDSSVPEEAPFYELPDKVASFASCYVTREFPVQLDEGADVKSYQDFLSSPPGLTVSTGTVLRYVDMSPGMTSPMHRTVSLDYGVVLEGEVELILDSGETKLLKRGDICIQRGTMHAWRNTSDKDWARMLYVLQPSTPITVEGKQLGEDYGTMQGVKASK encoded by the coding sequence ATGGCACTCCAAGGAAACCTCAGCCACCCCAAACGCTACATCACATCTCACAACAGTGAGGGAAAAGCAATTATCGACTCGTCCGTCCCTGAGGAAGCACCCTTCTATGAGCTTCCAGACAAAGTTGCTTCATTCGCCTCTTGTTATGTCACCCGAGAATTCCCTGTGCAACTTGACGAAGGGGCGGATGTGAAGTCCTACCAGGACTTCCTCAGCAGTCCTCCAGGACTAACAGTCTCGACCGGTACTGTCCTACGCTATGTCGATATGAGCCCTGGCATGACATCTCCCATGCACCGCACCGTCAGCCTTGACTATGGCGTTGTTCTAGAGGGGGAGGTTGAGCTTATTCTGGACTCTGGAGAGACCAAGTTGTTGAAGAGAGGTGATATTTGCATTCAGAGAGGAACCATGCACGCTTGGAGGAATACCAGCGACAAGGATTGGGCAAGAATGCTCTACGTTCTGCAGCCATCGACACCAATTACTGTGGAGGGAAAGCAACTTGGTGAGGATTATGGTACCATGCAGGGGGTCAAGGCATCAAAATGA